Genomic window (Falco cherrug isolate bFalChe1 chromosome 4, bFalChe1.pri, whole genome shotgun sequence):
ACCGGGGCACAagcgcggcgggcccggccgctGGCGGCAGGCAGCCccgcggggctcggcggggcgggcgcggaggcgaggcgaggcgggccggggccgccccccgccgccagcaGAGGGCAGggccggccgccccgctcctcccgccgcgccgcagCGACATCCGCCGCCGGCGGGAAGGGGCCGGCGCGGGGCCGGTGTTggcgccgcgctcccgccgccgtCTCGCTGCCGGGGgccgcgggccccgccgccggccgcagGATGCCGCTGGGGCTGAAGCCCACCTGCAGCGTGTGCCGCAGCACGTCCTCCTCCATGTGGAAGAAGGGTGGCCAGGGCGAGATCCTGTGTAACAACTGCACcgcccgctccgcgccgcccgggcccgccgcctTCGCCACCACTTCGGCTGCCGCCCAGCACAGCaacggcggcggcggcgggaagCAGGTGAGCCCGCCCGGGACGGGTCTCGGCGgggagggccgggccgggccggggccgccgtACCTCCGCCCGGGGCAGCGCCCTTCCGCGTACTGACTCGGCGGTTTCCCCCCTAGAGCAAGCAGGAGATCCACCGGCGCTCCGCCCGGCTGCGGAACACCAAGTACAAGTCGGCGCCCGCCGCGGAGAAGAAGGTCTCCACGAAGGGCAAGGGGAGGAGGCACATCTTTAAGTTAAAAAACGTAAGGCGGTGTGCGGCTCGTTGCGGGCCcggggaggggcggcgggcccgggggggcGCCCTGTCCATCCCCCGAAGAGACGGACCCCGAGCAACCACCCCCGCCCCGGCGTTgggccccggcgcggccgcaGCGCCAGCCCGAgagcggcggggagcgggcggggagcggctgGTGCCGGCGCCTTCCTCGGCAGCCGGGCCCTTCTCCGGCGGGAGGGAGCTGCGTGAGTAGGAGCCGTGTGAATGTAGTACCCGCTTCTCCACTTAAAATCCTGAGAACGAAAACGCTAACTgtattgttttccattttaaagtgCAGTAGTTTGAAATGTTTGCACCCGATTTCTTGTCTTTACTAATTTTCTAAGAAGCTAATGTATCAGTATGTTGtttgaaagataaaaaaaccccaacaacctgGAATTACATCGTATGATTGATTTGTTCTAACACTTTCGGTCTTCcatttctgtattcttttcGTAGCCCATCAAGGCTCCCGAGTCTGTATCCACTATAATTACAGCAGAATCAATCTTTTATAAGGTATGGTTTATGCAGATTTGTTTGCAAAATAGATCTTGCTGTTCCTTTTTCAAATTTCAAGGATTATCACAGATAGTGAAAGCACTAGAGATGTATTCACAGAGACCATTCTTCCTTGCCTAGCAGTTGTGTACGATGTTCCTTTGCCTTATGTTATAGCCGTTAAATCTTGCAAGGTGGTTTACGACTGTAGCCTACGTACATGTCGtccccccatttttttcttccaagaaaaagaTGCATC
Coding sequences:
- the GATAD1 gene encoding GATA zinc finger domain-containing protein 1 translates to MPLGLKPTCSVCRSTSSSMWKKGGQGEILCNNCTARSAPPGPAAFATTSAAAQHSNGGGGGKQSKQEIHRRSARLRNTKYKSAPAAEKKVSTKGKGRRHIFKLKNPIKAPESVSTIITAESIFYKGVYYQIGDVVSVVDEQDGKTYYAQIRGFIQDQYCEKSAALTWLIPTQASPKDCFDPASYIIGPEEDLPRKMEYLEFVCHAPSEYFKSRSSPFPTVPTRPEKGYIWTHVGPTPAISIKETVTNNL